Proteins from one Nyctibius grandis isolate bNycGra1 chromosome 2, bNycGra1.pri, whole genome shotgun sequence genomic window:
- the LOC137660421 gene encoding nuclease SbcCD subunit C-like, whose product MPRGKRRSRRRRRAGIAAPLTLGTALAGCREEGRSRSPRDRSGIAETRWVLGAVAPGSRLGLPGLEALAAAAGPRGGSPPWAAPSLLQVPAAAQPAPRREGSDLPAGAPAALAVLRLQPGAEGSARAAAAAAAAGAAPRLRTVYVNPRWLERQAALGAAAAAAAAAASPCAEAAAAASGAAGSPAAAAGAAAGQGEAAAAEAAATPYVGLRRPLGYQLAKATKERIWRGEFIDLFSLLHTELAPEHGPRPGDTLDQWVSAFLVYASVVCEKHPARCGAMFKYLDTIRKLHATYGGTSWMNYDEDFRRRAAKDPSLPWGDVDLDLWMKWMAPLKSLISRKPRAESETQATAATPPPPTPPPPSQSPKQEEKSQTP is encoded by the exons ATGCCACGTGGGAAGCGGCGGAGCCGCCGTCGGCGCCGGGCCGGAATCGCGGCCCCCCTGACGCTGGGGACGGCGCTCGCCGGGTGCCGGGAGGAGGGGAGGTCGCGGAGCCCCCGGGATCGCAGCGGGATCGCCGAGACCCGATGGGTGCTCGGCGCCGTGGCGCCCGGCTCGCGGCTCGGCCTCCCGGGCCTAGAggcgctggcggcggcggccgggcctaGAGGCGGCTCCCCGCCCTGGGCAGCGCCCTCGCTGCTCCAGGTGCCGGCGGCGGCCcagccggccccgcggcgggaggGCAGCGACCTGCCTGCCGGCGCGCCGGCCGCCCTGGCCGTGCTGCGCCTCCAGCCCGGCGCCGAGGGCtcggcgcgggcggcggcggcggcagcggcggcgggggccgcgccgcgcctGCGGACCGTCTACGTGAACCCGCGCTGGCTGGAGCGGCAGGCCGCgctgggggcggcggcggcggcggcggcggcagcggccaGCCCCTGCGCCgaggcagcggcggcggcgagcggcGCGGCCGGGagcccggcggcggcagcgggcgcggcggcggggcagggcgaggcggcggcggcggaggcggcggccaCCCCCTACGTGGGGCTGCGGCGGCCGCTGGGCTACCAGCTGGCCAAGGCCACCAAGGAGCGGATCTGGCGGGGGGAGTTCATTGACCTCTTTTCCTTGCTCCACACAGAGCTGGCCCCCGAGCACGGCCCGCGCCCGGGGGACACGCTGGACCAGTGGGTCTCGGCCTTCCTGGTGTATGCCAGTGTGGTGTGCGAGAAGCACCCGGCGCGCTGCGGAGCCATGTTCAAGTACCTGGACACCATCCGCAAGCTGCACGCCACGTACGGGGGCACCTCGTGGATGAACTACGACGAGGACTTTAGGCGGCGGGCGGCCAAGgaccccagcctgccctggggCGATGTCGACCTCGACCTCTGGATGAAGTGGATGGCGCCCCTCAAGTCGCTCATCAGCAGGAAGCCACGTGCTGAGAGCGAGACGCAGGCCACGGCagccacaccaccaccaccaacaccaccaccaccgtcCCAGAGCCCcaagcaggaagagaaaagccaG actccATGA